A genomic stretch from Lathyrus oleraceus cultivar Zhongwan6 chromosome 2, CAAS_Psat_ZW6_1.0, whole genome shotgun sequence includes:
- the LOC127123416 gene encoding uncharacterized protein LOC127123416, producing the protein MELSKRNIYSFNFKDPDLKKLRNLVSQMHPVYRINFGKNYGNLLSILNQQVDHTTLITLAQFYDLPLRCFTFQDFQLAPTLEEFEHLVRIPMKNKSLFGGTDESLPLKVISSALHMNEKKAEANLETKGNTKGFSLSFLLERAHTLLKAESWDACYSAIALAIYGIVLFPNMDGFVDMTAICVFLTGNPIPTLLADVYYYISHKYTKKKGLIACCAPLLYQWFPEHLPKTGAWIEQTDIS; encoded by the coding sequence atggaattaagcaaaagaaacatttacTCCTTCAATTTCAAGGATCCCGATCTAAAGAAATTACGTAACTTGGTCTCTCAGATGCACCCGGTATACAGAATCAACTTTGGAAAGAATTATGGCAATTTGCTCAGCATCCTCAATCAACAAGTGGACCATACAACCTTAATCACTTTAGCCCAATTTTATGACttacctttaagatgcttcacattccaagacttccaGCTAGCACCAACGTTGGAAGAATTCGAGCATCTTGTTAGGATTCCTATGAAGAACAAATCATTATTTGGAGGGACAGATGAATCTTTGCCCCTTAAGGTTATTTCTAGTGCGCTTCACATGAATGAAAAGAAAGCAGAAGCTAACTTAGAGACCAaagggaataccaaaggattttcACTAAGTTTTCTTTTGGAAAGAGCTCATACCCTATTGAAGGCAGAAAGTTGGGATGCTTGTTACTCTGCTATTGCATTGGCCATCTATGGCATCGTCCTGTTCCCGAATATGGATGGTTTCGTAGACATGACTGCCATTTGTGTTTTCCTTACTGGGAACCCAATACCCACTTTGTTAGCTGATGTCTATTATTACATAAGTCACAAGTATACTAAGAAAAAgggattgattgcttgttgtgctcctttattGTATCAGTGGTTTCCAGAACATCTTCCGAAGACAGGTGCTTGGATTGAACAGACAGATATTAGTTAG